In Dehalococcoidia bacterium, the following are encoded in one genomic region:
- the ssb gene encoding single-stranded DNA-binding protein, whose protein sequence is MAYLNEMMVIGNVGSDPEMRFTPNGKPVCNFSLATNYMRNAADGAPVKETEWFDIVVWGGQAETCNQFLTKGQQVYAQGRLKTKTWTGNDGQNRLRLEIHASRVVFLDRKAGSSPDAEMMDELPS, encoded by the coding sequence CTCAATGAGATGATGGTTATCGGGAATGTTGGGAGTGACCCGGAAATGCGGTTCACTCCCAACGGAAAACCGGTATGCAATTTCAGCCTGGCAACCAATTACATGCGAAATGCTGCCGATGGTGCACCGGTGAAGGAAACCGAGTGGTTCGATATAGTGGTTTGGGGTGGTCAGGCAGAAACCTGCAACCAGTTTCTGACCAAAGGCCAGCAGGTCTATGCCCAGGGTCGGCTGAAAACGAAAACTTGGACCGGGAATGATGGGCAGAATCGTCTTCGGCTGGAGATTCATGCCAGCCGAGTGGTCTTCCTAGACAGGAAAGCAGGCAGTTCTCCCGATGCCGAAATGATGGATGAATTGCC